The Desulfosporosinus acidiphilus SJ4 genome has a window encoding:
- the ndk gene encoding nucleoside-diphosphate kinase produces MERTFLMLKPDAVQRGLVGKIIAKLEDKGFKLVGLKLIQVDRSLAEAHYAEHKGKGFFEPTVAYIMSSPVVAMVWQGKNVVALARELMGATNPANANPGSIRGQYGMDISRNVIHGSDSVASAEREIALYFKSEELVDYTKAGEDWLSE; encoded by the coding sequence ATGGAGAGAACATTTCTGATGTTGAAACCAGATGCGGTTCAGAGGGGGTTAGTTGGAAAAATTATTGCTAAGCTCGAAGATAAGGGGTTTAAGCTTGTGGGGCTGAAGCTGATCCAAGTAGATCGCTCTCTGGCTGAAGCTCATTATGCTGAACATAAGGGCAAAGGGTTCTTTGAGCCAACGGTAGCTTACATTATGTCCTCACCAGTTGTTGCTATGGTTTGGCAAGGTAAAAATGTTGTGGCCTTAGCCAGAGAGCTGATGGGAGCTACAAACCCTGCGAATGCCAATCCTGGATCAATTAGGGGGCAATATGGAATGGATATCAGCCGGAACGTAATCCACGGTTCGGATTCTGTGGCCAGTGCTGAACGAGAGATTGCCCTTTATTTCAAATCTGAGGAACTCGTTGACTATACTAAAGCCGGTGAAGATTGGTTAAGCGAATAG
- a CDS encoding DUF881 domain-containing protein, translated as MQRWKRSLALPVTLVAIALGFLISLQVQTQKNVSAAEQISAERLSQMKSVLANSQAQNAQLQKEHQNLLAELDNARKKVGTDPQVLDQLKQLQILEGTQVVEGPGIQISIDDRGKNVVFPISTEDIARMVNTLKYAGAEAISVNGQRIVSTTAIVLSGSSTILVNTVPINRVEGIPYELDAIGDQDTLYDYFSKVEAPGLKQNGETVSITRKTLTIPSFKGAYTFKYAKPAASQ; from the coding sequence ATGCAGCGCTGGAAACGAAGTTTGGCCCTTCCTGTAACGTTAGTTGCTATTGCTTTGGGATTCCTCATTTCTCTGCAGGTTCAAACCCAAAAAAATGTTTCGGCAGCAGAACAAATCAGCGCCGAGCGTTTAAGTCAAATGAAGTCTGTTTTAGCAAATTCGCAAGCACAAAATGCTCAGCTTCAGAAAGAGCATCAGAATTTACTAGCAGAGTTGGATAATGCGCGGAAAAAAGTAGGTACAGATCCCCAGGTGCTGGATCAATTAAAGCAACTGCAAATTCTCGAGGGGACACAAGTGGTAGAAGGTCCCGGAATACAAATAAGTATTGATGATCGTGGAAAAAATGTTGTTTTTCCTATAAGCACTGAGGATATTGCCAGAATGGTTAATACATTGAAATATGCCGGAGCTGAAGCGATTAGTGTGAACGGGCAACGGATTGTCAGCACAACTGCTATTGTACTAAGCGGCAGCTCGACAATTTTAGTGAACACAGTACCAATTAATCGGGTTGAAGGAATACCCTATGAGTTGGATGCCATTGGAGACCAAGACACGCTCTACGATTATTTCTCTAAAGTGGAAGCACCTGGGTTAAAGCAAAACGGAGAGACTGTAAGTATCACGCGAAAAACATTGACGATTCCTTCCTTTAAAGGGGCATATACATTTAAATATGCCAAACCGGCAGCTTCTCAATAA
- the tilS gene encoding tRNA lysidine(34) synthetase TilS has protein sequence MFEKLRTYILPELIPRDSRILVAVSGGPDSMALGHILWRYMHEDSTRGISLVITHVHHGVRKESDQELELVQQMADLWEIPCLTHRFDSKGYAHDMGQSFQEAAREWRYARWQEDMRKEECTLLATAHHLGDQAETILYRILRGSGTAGLAGIYPSKDSIIRPLLTFTKEDIFRYCELEKLPYAIDQSNHQPVYVRNRIRLELIPSLERDYNPRLKEALGRMGELLRWDQDYLVQQMKKAWDLYALKSQTDAVGLRLEAFKEPEAILSRLLRQAAMLVSQEPRGLSYTYVAKIMSSRGKPGWSQELPGLTVKISEEGIWFYNKAQAIEKESILSFSDIPLQLGTRFEIPGYGAEIALLTEEEFMLVKETPQDVLSEIVIFDKELLTQTRDRLVCRTRQQGDKMWLPGVGHKSLKKIFQEAKINSSARNNVPLVAVGNEVLWIPNLRQSGLWRPKKNAPKVYCVMIATNWEF, from the coding sequence ATGTTCGAAAAATTACGTACTTACATATTACCTGAATTGATTCCAAGGGATTCCAGAATACTGGTCGCTGTGTCAGGCGGACCTGACTCTATGGCTTTAGGGCACATACTTTGGAGATATATGCATGAAGATTCTACGCGAGGAATTTCCCTCGTTATCACTCATGTTCACCATGGAGTACGAAAGGAATCTGACCAGGAATTAGAGCTTGTTCAACAAATGGCAGATCTATGGGAAATCCCCTGCCTGACTCATCGCTTCGATTCCAAAGGGTACGCTCATGATATGGGGCAGTCGTTTCAAGAGGCTGCAAGAGAGTGGCGGTATGCTCGCTGGCAGGAGGATATGCGCAAGGAAGAGTGTACTCTTTTAGCCACGGCGCACCATTTAGGCGACCAAGCCGAGACGATTCTCTATCGGATTCTAAGAGGCAGCGGGACTGCAGGCTTAGCTGGCATATATCCGTCAAAAGACTCGATTATTCGCCCCTTGCTGACGTTTACGAAAGAGGATATTTTTCGGTATTGCGAGCTGGAAAAGTTACCTTATGCCATTGATCAATCAAATCATCAGCCGGTATATGTTCGAAATCGAATTCGCTTGGAACTCATACCATCCTTGGAACGAGATTATAATCCAAGGCTGAAGGAAGCCTTGGGGAGGATGGGAGAGCTTCTGCGTTGGGATCAGGATTATTTAGTTCAACAAATGAAAAAAGCTTGGGATCTCTATGCTTTAAAAAGTCAAACCGATGCGGTTGGCTTAAGACTTGAGGCGTTTAAGGAACCGGAAGCGATTCTCTCCCGTCTCTTGCGGCAAGCGGCAATGTTAGTGAGTCAGGAGCCAAGAGGGTTAAGTTATACTTATGTTGCTAAGATTATGTCCTCTCGGGGAAAGCCGGGATGGAGCCAAGAGCTGCCCGGACTGACTGTAAAAATTTCAGAAGAAGGTATATGGTTTTATAATAAAGCCCAGGCTATAGAGAAGGAATCTATACTTTCTTTTTCAGACATTCCTTTACAACTAGGAACTCGTTTTGAGATTCCGGGTTACGGGGCGGAGATTGCTCTGTTGACGGAGGAAGAGTTCATGTTAGTCAAGGAAACGCCGCAAGATGTTTTAAGCGAAATTGTCATTTTCGATAAAGAACTCTTGACCCAGACCCGTGACCGCCTTGTGTGTAGGACACGTCAACAAGGAGATAAAATGTGGCTGCCCGGTGTGGGGCACAAGTCTCTAAAGAAGATATTTCAAGAGGCAAAAATTAATTCCTCAGCAAGAAATAATGTTCCTTTAGTTGCCGTTGGCAACGAAGTACTTTGGATTCCGAATCTTCGTCAAAGCGGGTTGTGGCGCCCTAAGAAAAACGCCCCAAAAGTATATTGCGTGATGATAGCCACAAACTGGGAATTCTAA
- the folB gene encoding dihydroneopterin aldolase, with amino-acid sequence MSGHDVIHLRGLEFYAYHGALPEEQVLGQKFIIDMDLFADLSRAGISDHVKDTIHYGEVYNVIKVCVRDDKHQLIEHLAEKIARTVLSKFSCDSVRVEVHKPQAPVAGIFRDVSVEIWRQAGEKA; translated from the coding sequence ATGTCGGGGCATGACGTTATACACCTTCGGGGACTTGAATTTTATGCCTATCATGGCGCCTTGCCGGAAGAACAGGTTCTTGGGCAAAAGTTTATTATCGACATGGATCTATTTGCAGATCTAAGCCGGGCTGGAATTTCCGATCACGTCAAGGATACCATTCATTATGGAGAAGTTTATAATGTCATAAAAGTTTGTGTAAGAGATGATAAACATCAGTTAATAGAACATTTGGCTGAAAAAATTGCCCGAACCGTTTTATCAAAGTTTTCTTGTGATTCAGTTCGGGTGGAAGTACATAAACCGCAGGCTCCCGTTGCCGGTATTTTCCGGGATGTTTCCGTAGAAATTTGGCGTCAGGCGGGAGAGAAAGCATGA
- the folK gene encoding 2-amino-4-hydroxy-6-hydroxymethyldihydropteridine diphosphokinase produces MRAFLGLGSNLGDRAYYLGEAVSALNRSSITILSKSRVYETEPWGVLDQPPYWNQVIEVETSLSPLDLLHVCQEIEQRLGRVRKEHWGSRTIDIDLLIYDNVVSASKELTLPHPYLEVREFVMAPLREIAPNLLLPSGRPISQVFGEGKVYPL; encoded by the coding sequence ATGAGGGCATTTTTGGGCTTGGGCAGTAATCTGGGAGATCGCGCCTACTATCTGGGCGAGGCTGTTTCAGCATTAAATCGTTCCTCAATTACAATTCTATCGAAATCGCGCGTCTATGAGACAGAACCCTGGGGAGTTCTTGATCAGCCTCCGTATTGGAACCAAGTGATTGAAGTGGAGACTTCCCTTTCCCCATTGGACTTGCTCCATGTCTGTCAAGAAATCGAACAGCGATTGGGGCGAGTGCGTAAGGAACATTGGGGCTCAAGAACAATTGACATTGATCTTCTTATTTATGATAATGTGGTTAGTGCATCAAAGGAATTAACACTGCCCCATCCCTATCTGGAGGTTCGGGAGTTTGTCATGGCGCCCTTGCGTGAGATCGCGCCGAACCTGCTTTTGCCTTCGGGGCGGCCAATTAGCCAGGTTTTTGGCGAAGGGAAGGTTTACCCTTTATAA
- a CDS encoding DUF881 domain-containing protein, with protein sequence MQLRIRERSLLGLGSLLIGLLFVMLLKAHGVAGKDALGQETAVPSLIQTEQENQQISVENDKLRQELAKYAQGQSASTLANQQLQDAKMNAGLVAVSGSGIRITLDDSKRTAQGDEDLKNYFIHEQYIRVILNALWNGGAEAIAVNGERVTTNTEVFCGGSFIQINGTRQMPPYIIDAIGDKGNLTAALKFYGWDRLGDFQQQYGITRKLEIAQDITIPAGKLRSYRFAQPVKEGS encoded by the coding sequence ATGCAGTTGAGAATAAGGGAACGATCCTTGTTGGGTTTAGGATCCCTGTTAATTGGGTTACTCTTTGTAATGTTGCTCAAAGCACATGGGGTTGCGGGTAAAGATGCCCTTGGACAAGAGACGGCAGTGCCAAGTTTAATCCAGACAGAGCAGGAGAATCAGCAGATTTCTGTGGAGAATGATAAATTGAGGCAAGAACTTGCGAAATATGCGCAAGGTCAAAGTGCCTCGACGTTAGCCAATCAGCAGCTGCAAGATGCAAAAATGAATGCCGGCCTTGTGGCCGTATCGGGTTCGGGGATACGGATTACTCTTGATGATTCAAAACGTACTGCTCAGGGGGATGAAGATCTAAAAAATTATTTTATCCACGAACAATATATTCGAGTAATACTTAACGCCCTATGGAATGGCGGGGCAGAGGCGATTGCAGTCAATGGAGAACGGGTTACTACGAATACTGAGGTTTTTTGCGGAGGTTCTTTTATCCAAATTAATGGTACCCGGCAAATGCCGCCCTACATTATTGATGCCATCGGTGATAAAGGTAATCTCACAGCAGCACTCAAATTTTATGGCTGGGATAGGCTGGGGGATTTTCAACAACAATATGGGATCACCCGTAAACTTGAGATTGCGCAAGATATAACGATACCGGCAGGCAAACTGAGATCATATCGCTTTGCTCAACCTGTTAAGGAGGGATCATGA
- a CDS encoding HD domain-containing protein codes for MTRLNCLLDHQDYLAYQEMIDQLEKSRQFCKHGFDHGLNVARIGYAYILEQGGQVLSKEVVYAAAFLHDIGRWVEYKSGEDHAEASAKLALPILEDCKFNSEETKIIVEGIREHRRHSSDHLSLLGRALALADDWARDCRHCSTQKQCYKYNHAMSLITY; via the coding sequence ATGACTCGCCTAAATTGTCTCTTAGATCATCAAGATTACCTTGCCTATCAAGAAATGATTGATCAGTTGGAGAAAAGCCGCCAGTTCTGTAAGCATGGTTTTGATCATGGCTTAAATGTTGCACGGATTGGTTATGCTTATATTTTAGAGCAAGGCGGCCAAGTCCTCTCTAAAGAGGTCGTTTATGCAGCTGCGTTTCTTCATGACATAGGGCGATGGGTTGAATATAAGAGCGGGGAAGATCACGCTGAAGCGAGTGCCAAACTGGCACTTCCAATCCTCGAAGATTGCAAGTTTAATAGCGAAGAAACTAAAATCATAGTCGAGGGTATACGTGAACATCGACGGCACTCATCAGATCATCTTAGTCTGCTCGGCAGAGCGTTAGCTTTGGCAGATGATTGGGCAAGAGATTGCCGCCATTGCAGCACACAAAAACAATGTTATAAATATAATCATGCCATGAGTCTAATTACGTATTAA
- a CDS encoding formate--tetrahydrofolate ligase codes for MAWDATKLKDWQIAEEAEKTMPTVDQLVEKLSLEKDELIPYGKTPKVDFLKVMERLKNKSDGYYIEVTAITPTPLGEGKTTTSLGLIEGLAKRGVNVGGAIRQPSGGPTMNIKGTAAGGGNALLIPMTEFSLGLTGDINDIMNAHNLAMVALNARMQHEANYTDEELTRRGLKRLDIDPKNVEMGWIIDFAAQGLRNIIIGIGGKKDGFQMQSKFGIAVSSELMAILAIAKDLPDLRERIGNIIVGYNRKGEPVTTKDLEVDGAMTAWMRNTINPTICYTAEGQPVMVHAGPFANIAIGQSSIIADRLGLKMFDYHVTESGFAADIGFEKFWNVKARLGGLKPNVSVLVATIRALKMHGGGPAVVPGRPIPEEYVQENLELVEKGCANLLHHLKTVKKSGIVPVVCVNGFYTDTEAEINLVKKIVKEAGARCAYSNHWLEGGDGALELADAVMDACQEKSEFKCLYPLEMPLRQRVELIAKEVYGADGVDWSPEAEAKAKKFESDPHYADFSTMMVKTHLSLSHDPTLKGVPKGWRLPIRDILVYGGAKFLCPMAGTITLMPGTGSDPAYRRIDVDTKTGKVSGLF; via the coding sequence ATGGCTTGGGATGCAACAAAACTTAAAGACTGGCAAATTGCCGAAGAAGCCGAAAAAACCATGCCCACGGTTGATCAATTGGTAGAAAAGTTGTCACTTGAAAAGGACGAGTTGATTCCTTATGGGAAAACCCCGAAAGTCGATTTTCTAAAAGTGATGGAACGGCTCAAGAACAAGTCTGACGGTTATTATATAGAGGTCACAGCTATTACTCCAACACCTCTCGGCGAAGGGAAAACCACAACGTCCTTAGGATTGATTGAAGGATTGGCAAAACGGGGAGTAAATGTCGGAGGTGCAATTCGTCAACCTTCCGGGGGACCCACCATGAATATTAAAGGAACCGCTGCGGGCGGAGGCAACGCCTTATTAATTCCCATGACAGAGTTCTCTCTCGGCCTAACCGGAGATATAAACGATATCATGAATGCACATAACCTAGCCATGGTTGCTCTCAATGCACGGATGCAGCATGAAGCTAACTATACTGATGAAGAGCTCACCAGAAGGGGCTTAAAACGTTTAGACATAGATCCCAAAAATGTTGAAATGGGTTGGATTATTGATTTCGCGGCTCAAGGATTAAGAAATATCATTATTGGAATTGGCGGAAAAAAAGACGGCTTCCAGATGCAATCTAAGTTTGGAATTGCAGTGAGCTCTGAGCTTATGGCTATATTAGCGATCGCCAAAGATCTTCCGGATTTGCGAGAGCGGATCGGCAACATCATTGTGGGCTACAATAGGAAAGGTGAACCGGTTACTACTAAGGATCTGGAAGTTGACGGTGCAATGACTGCCTGGATGCGCAACACAATTAACCCTACAATCTGCTATACTGCAGAAGGTCAGCCTGTTATGGTGCATGCCGGTCCTTTTGCTAATATTGCCATCGGACAGTCTTCGATCATTGCAGATCGTCTGGGCCTTAAAATGTTTGATTATCATGTTACGGAGAGCGGATTTGCCGCTGACATCGGTTTTGAAAAGTTTTGGAATGTCAAGGCTCGTTTGGGCGGCTTAAAACCGAATGTTTCCGTTCTGGTGGCTACAATACGTGCCTTAAAAATGCATGGAGGCGGACCAGCTGTGGTACCTGGCCGACCGATCCCTGAAGAGTATGTTCAAGAAAATCTTGAGCTTGTGGAAAAAGGGTGTGCTAACCTACTCCATCATCTCAAGACCGTTAAAAAATCCGGTATTGTACCTGTTGTCTGCGTAAATGGCTTCTATACGGATACTGAAGCAGAAATTAATCTGGTTAAGAAGATTGTCAAAGAAGCAGGGGCACGCTGTGCCTATTCCAACCACTGGCTTGAGGGCGGCGATGGCGCTCTGGAATTGGCCGATGCGGTTATGGATGCTTGCCAAGAAAAATCCGAATTCAAATGTCTCTATCCTCTGGAAATGCCCCTTCGCCAACGTGTTGAGCTTATCGCTAAAGAAGTCTATGGTGCGGACGGTGTGGATTGGTCACCGGAGGCAGAGGCAAAGGCAAAAAAATTCGAATCGGATCCACACTATGCCGATTTCTCAACGATGATGGTAAAAACTCATTTAAGTTTATCCCACGATCCGACATTGAAAGGGGTTCCTAAAGGCTGGAGATTACCGATCCGCGACATTTTAGTCTATGGCGGCGCTAAATTCCTATGCCCCATGGCAGGAACAATTACACTGATGCCCGGAACGGGTTCTGACCCCGCTTATAGAAGAATCGACGTTGATACTAAAACCGGTAAAGTCAGCGGTTTATTCTAA
- the ftsH gene encoding ATP-dependent zinc metalloprotease FtsH: MKVFKNATIYVLIILMAIVLIKWSAPPVNKDAGMDYNTFKKDVAANQVKDVSGIIENNSIKYTVTLNDDTKHDVIGYANDPQLASDLLAHGVPLNLSEPTESPWWVGLLSTLLPTLAIVGLFFFMMQQSQGGGNRVMQFGKSKARLVGEDKKKVTFADVAGADEVKEELQEVVEFLKFPKKFNELGAKIPTGVLLFGPPGTGKTLLARAVSGEAGVPFFSISGSDFVEMFVGVGASRVRDLFEQAKKSAPCIVFIDEIDAVGRQRGAGLGGGHDEREQTLNQLLVEMDGFNGNDGVIIIAATNRADVLDPALLRPGRFDRQIVVDAPDVKGREEILKVHAKGKPITKEVDLEVIARRTAGFTGADISNLLNEAALLSARRGENQIRQQTIEESIERVIAGPEKKTRVMSDFERKLVSYHEAGHALLGELLTHTDPLHKVSIIPRGRAGGYTLLLPKEDRNYMTKSQLLDQVTMLLGGRVAESVILHEISTGASNDLERATGIVRKMITELGMSEELGPLTFGHKEEQVFLGRDISRDRSYSDAVAYAIDKEARRIIDDCYQKAQTLIRQNIDKLHAIAQALMEKETLDVNSFAELMAQFDKPAAENNNDLTVNLEKKPEDLPAQTLEEELNKIE; this comes from the coding sequence TTGAAGGTCTTTAAGAACGCAACAATTTATGTGCTTATAATTCTTATGGCAATTGTTTTAATTAAATGGTCGGCCCCTCCTGTGAACAAAGACGCGGGAATGGACTACAATACTTTTAAAAAAGATGTTGCAGCTAACCAGGTTAAAGATGTTTCGGGTATTATAGAAAACAATTCGATTAAGTATACGGTCACCTTAAATGACGATACCAAGCATGATGTGATTGGCTATGCCAATGATCCGCAGCTTGCCTCAGATTTATTAGCTCATGGAGTTCCCCTTAATTTATCTGAGCCAACAGAGTCGCCATGGTGGGTTGGACTTTTATCTACACTCCTTCCAACGCTTGCTATCGTAGGCCTATTCTTTTTTATGATGCAGCAAAGTCAAGGCGGCGGGAATCGAGTTATGCAGTTTGGCAAAAGTAAAGCACGCCTTGTCGGTGAAGACAAGAAAAAGGTTACCTTCGCAGATGTTGCAGGTGCAGATGAGGTTAAAGAGGAACTTCAGGAAGTCGTTGAATTTCTGAAGTTTCCTAAGAAATTTAACGAATTAGGGGCGAAGATTCCCACAGGGGTTCTCTTATTCGGACCTCCGGGAACTGGGAAGACGTTGCTTGCCCGTGCAGTTTCAGGGGAGGCAGGTGTCCCATTCTTCAGTATCAGCGGGTCTGATTTTGTTGAAATGTTCGTTGGGGTTGGTGCGTCCAGGGTACGTGACCTCTTTGAACAGGCAAAAAAAAGCGCCCCTTGTATTGTTTTTATTGATGAGATTGATGCCGTCGGAAGACAGCGGGGTGCCGGTTTGGGCGGCGGCCATGATGAACGGGAACAAACTTTGAACCAGCTCCTTGTAGAGATGGATGGATTTAACGGCAACGATGGCGTGATTATTATTGCAGCGACCAATAGGGCTGATGTTCTTGATCCTGCACTTTTACGTCCCGGTCGGTTTGACCGGCAGATCGTTGTTGATGCGCCGGATGTCAAAGGGCGTGAAGAGATCTTAAAAGTCCATGCGAAGGGCAAACCAATTACTAAAGAGGTCGATTTGGAGGTTATAGCGCGTCGAACTGCCGGGTTTACAGGAGCCGATATTTCTAATCTGCTCAATGAAGCGGCGCTTCTCTCTGCCCGCAGAGGAGAAAATCAAATTCGACAGCAAACCATAGAAGAGTCCATTGAACGAGTCATCGCTGGTCCGGAGAAGAAAACTCGGGTTATGAGTGATTTTGAAAGGAAGCTTGTATCGTACCATGAGGCGGGCCATGCCTTGCTTGGCGAACTGCTGACTCATACAGACCCTCTGCATAAAGTATCGATTATCCCGCGTGGAAGGGCTGGCGGATACACTCTCCTGCTTCCTAAAGAAGACCGTAATTATATGACAAAATCTCAGCTGCTGGATCAAGTTACTATGCTCTTAGGCGGGCGCGTAGCCGAATCTGTGATTTTGCATGAAATCAGCACGGGGGCTTCTAACGACTTGGAGCGTGCCACCGGAATCGTTCGTAAAATGATTACCGAACTGGGTATGTCCGAAGAATTAGGGCCGTTGACGTTCGGGCATAAAGAAGAACAAGTTTTTCTGGGCAGAGATATTTCTCGCGACCGGAGCTATAGTGACGCGGTAGCCTATGCGATTGACAAAGAGGCTCGCCGTATTATAGATGACTGTTATCAAAAAGCTCAGACCTTAATCCGGCAAAATATAGACAAGCTTCATGCTATTGCCCAGGCCTTGATGGAGAAAGAAACCTTGGATGTGAACAGCTTTGCAGAATTGATGGCTCAATTTGACAAACCTGCTGCTGAAAATAACAATGATTTGACCGTCAACTTGGAAAAGAAACCAGAAGATCTGCCTGCACAAACCCTAGAAGAAGAACTAAACAAGATCGAATAA
- the folP gene encoding dihydropteroate synthase, protein MANYSMRWVTMDSLEEAKKALHEIGADPAGVVHMAGKGLGRGIKLEQVPLRVAHILKQEMLSVGGDAAVHRNVIVSQVEFTDVMLLGTVRQLEKLSAKVLAQPFGLKQIGHDLKRLLGNLEPPKSRAISCRGKELRLGERTLIMGILNVTPDSFSDGGKYIDLASAIAQAERIAAEGADILDIGAESTRPGHVEVSAEEEWQRIEPVLKVLTECVDLPISIDTYKASVAAKALENGAHIINDIWGLQKDPDMARVVGEYSAPVIVMHNQSGTTYHQLMGDIFTFLRRSIEQAEAFGLAGDQIIVDPGIGFGKTLEQNLEVMSRLAEFRILGHPVLLGTSRKSMIGKTLDLPVDERLAGTLATSILGVTAGVDIIRVHDVQENRRAVDMADAIVRGQRGAHYVGA, encoded by the coding sequence ATGGCAAATTACAGTATGCGCTGGGTTACCATGGATAGTCTGGAAGAGGCCAAAAAGGCTTTGCATGAAATTGGAGCAGACCCTGCCGGCGTTGTTCATATGGCCGGAAAAGGATTGGGACGAGGAATAAAACTGGAGCAAGTCCCCTTGCGTGTTGCCCATATCCTTAAACAAGAGATGCTTTCTGTGGGAGGAGATGCGGCGGTCCATCGAAATGTAATCGTTAGTCAGGTTGAATTTACCGATGTTATGTTGCTTGGAACCGTCAGACAACTTGAGAAACTCTCTGCCAAAGTCTTAGCCCAACCCTTTGGGTTAAAACAAATCGGGCATGATTTAAAGAGATTGCTTGGAAATCTTGAGCCACCTAAGTCTCGCGCTATATCATGCCGCGGGAAGGAACTGAGGCTCGGAGAACGCACTTTAATCATGGGAATTTTAAATGTAACCCCCGATTCCTTTTCAGATGGCGGAAAATATATTGATCTTGCCAGTGCAATTGCTCAAGCGGAACGGATTGCCGCTGAAGGGGCGGATATTTTGGATATCGGGGCGGAATCTACCCGACCCGGACATGTTGAAGTCAGTGCAGAGGAAGAATGGCAGCGCATAGAACCTGTTTTAAAAGTTTTAACCGAATGTGTTGATTTGCCAATTTCAATTGATACTTATAAAGCAAGTGTAGCTGCTAAAGCGTTAGAAAATGGGGCCCATATCATTAACGATATTTGGGGATTGCAAAAAGATCCTGATATGGCAAGAGTCGTTGGTGAATACAGTGCTCCTGTAATCGTCATGCATAATCAGTCCGGAACAACCTATCATCAATTAATGGGAGATATCTTCACATTTTTACGACGGAGTATTGAGCAAGCCGAAGCATTTGGTTTAGCTGGGGATCAAATTATCGTAGACCCAGGAATCGGTTTCGGTAAGACTTTGGAGCAAAATCTCGAGGTAATGTCCCGGTTAGCAGAGTTCAGGATCTTAGGACATCCCGTCCTCTTAGGAACATCTCGAAAATCCATGATAGGAAAAACTTTAGATCTGCCGGTTGACGAGCGCTTGGCAGGGACGTTGGCGACGAGCATTCTCGGTGTGACCGCCGGAGTAGATATTATCCGCGTTCATGATGTTCAAGAAAATCGCAGAGCTGTTGATATGGCTGATGCTATAGTGCGAGGGCAGAGAGGAGCTCATTATGTCGGGGCATGA
- a CDS encoding Rossmann-like and DUF2520 domain-containing protein, which yields MKFGIIGAGIVGTALAVRLEEAGHYCLGVHTRSRRSYERFCRYLPKDHLTLDELASTADGLFITTQDDMIRNVAESLSMMPGIKSEQLWIHCSGSLPSSVLRVRNDLSVRCLSVHPLQAFASIEKALEILSGTHFGIEGDDLEFGEGIVKDLGGIPHSILASQKSLYHAGAVVASNYLVVLASLAVELFAEAGIEGNEALASLLPLMRGTLYNLEKVGLPQALTGPIARGDAKVVQGHLEHMPSKSKEIYRELGIKALELGENKMSQQGLNYVPEDLNKLKSILGEPK from the coding sequence ATGAAGTTTGGAATTATTGGAGCCGGTATTGTCGGCACGGCGCTGGCGGTTCGCCTTGAAGAGGCGGGGCATTATTGCCTTGGTGTTCATACACGAAGTCGCCGCTCTTATGAGCGCTTTTGCCGGTATTTGCCGAAAGATCATCTTACCCTGGATGAACTCGCCTCAACTGCTGATGGGTTGTTTATTACCACACAGGATGACATGATTCGTAACGTGGCTGAAAGTCTTAGCATGATGCCTGGGATTAAGTCCGAACAACTATGGATACACTGTTCGGGTTCTCTTCCTTCGAGTGTATTGCGGGTCAGAAACGATTTATCTGTGCGCTGTCTTTCTGTGCACCCTCTTCAGGCCTTCGCCAGTATAGAAAAGGCTTTGGAAATACTAAGCGGGACACATTTTGGTATTGAGGGAGATGATCTGGAATTCGGTGAGGGTATTGTTAAGGATCTAGGGGGGATTCCTCATTCTATTTTAGCATCGCAAAAGTCGCTCTATCATGCTGGGGCTGTGGTTGCTTCAAATTATTTAGTAGTTTTGGCGTCATTGGCTGTAGAACTTTTTGCTGAAGCCGGTATAGAAGGAAATGAAGCATTGGCTTCCCTTCTTCCTTTGATGCGAGGGACTCTCTATAATCTAGAGAAAGTCGGACTTCCCCAAGCTTTAACCGGACCGATCGCCCGTGGAGATGCTAAGGTTGTTCAGGGACATTTGGAGCATATGCCCTCAAAGTCGAAAGAGATCTACCGGGAATTAGGCATAAAAGCGCTGGAACTTGGAGAAAACAAGATGTCCCAACAGGGGTTAAACTATGTTCCTGAAGATTTAAACAAGTTAAAATCCATACTGGGTGAGCCAAAATAG